A genomic segment from Chloroflexota bacterium encodes:
- a CDS encoding ABC transporter permease: MIGFDAAVPMSILAAAMRMCVPIALAAIGGTFSERSGIMNLGLEGMMLMGAFGGALTTFYTGNPWLGVLTGIIFGAIFGLLHAVLCINLKVNQALSGITIPLLALGLTTFLLQVIWGNKGQSEMVTALPTVSVPLLKDIPLLGILFDRQNPLVFVLFAVVILAQIVLFKTSIGLKLRAIGENPEAADSLGLNVNRTRYFCVVLSGALAGLGGVSLSLGQLNFFQQNMTAGRGWIAVAANIFGRWNPLGVFVASIVFTLADAVQQHLTLDIPVQLLQMIPYVLTIIVMTLVVGRVVAPAALGRPFERGEK, encoded by the coding sequence ATGATCGGCTTTGATGCGGCTGTACCCATGTCTATTCTGGCTGCCGCGATGCGTATGTGTGTCCCCATCGCCCTGGCCGCTATCGGTGGTACTTTCTCTGAACGCTCAGGGATAATGAACCTTGGATTAGAAGGAATGATGCTGATGGGCGCCTTTGGCGGGGCGCTGACAACCTTTTATACAGGGAATCCATGGCTGGGGGTCCTAACCGGTATCATCTTCGGCGCTATCTTTGGCTTACTGCACGCTGTACTTTGCATCAATCTTAAAGTAAATCAAGCTCTTAGTGGGATAACCATTCCTCTGCTTGCTTTAGGGTTAACTACTTTCCTATTACAGGTCATCTGGGGTAATAAGGGTCAGTCGGAAATGGTAACAGCCCTACCAACCGTATCCGTTCCCTTGCTGAAGGACATTCCCCTTTTAGGTATATTGTTCGATCGGCAGAATCCTCTTGTTTTTGTCCTCTTTGCTGTCGTCATCCTCGCCCAAATTGTCCTCTTTAAGACCTCTATCGGACTAAAGCTGCGCGCAATCGGGGAGAATCCAGAAGCGGCCGATAGTCTTGGCCTGAATGTGAATAGAACTCGCTATTTCTGTGTTGTTCTGAGCGGCGCTCTGGCTGGTCTGGGAGGGGTATCTCTCTCCTTGGGGCAATTGAACTTCTTCCAACAGAATATGACCGCAGGTAGGGGATGGATCGCTGTGGCAGCCAACATCTTCGGACGGTGGAATCCTCTAGGGGTATTTGTTGCCTCCATAGTATTCACCCTGGCTGATGCCGTGCAACAACATCTGACTCTTGATATCCCTGTCCAGTTACTGCAAATGATCCCCTATGTGTTGACCATCATCGTTATGACCCTAGTCGTTGGCCGGGTTGTGGCCCCGGCTGCTCTGGGGAGGCCATTCGAGAGGGGCGAAAAATAG
- a CDS encoding MarR family transcriptional regulator has product MRPQQISESTTEASQRAIDTYVLLRRTHDAVARRVEKEMSRWNITTIKYGVLRHLSESRATSLTELSQKLFRGNSNTTTLIDRMERDGLVRRVPHDEDRRVIMVEITEKGQELRDKVKQPYREFLTRMMACYEGEELEVLDRLLRRLKERVETDGLSR; this is encoded by the coding sequence ATGAGACCGCAACAGATTTCCGAGTCTACAACTGAAGCCTCTCAGCGAGCGATAGATACGTACGTACTGCTCCGCCGGACCCATGACGCTGTCGCCAGAAGGGTGGAAAAGGAGATGTCGCGCTGGAACATCACCACCATTAAGTATGGTGTCTTGCGACACCTATCGGAGAGCAGAGCCACCTCTCTGACTGAGTTGAGTCAAAAGCTCTTTCGGGGCAATAGTAATACGACCACGCTCATCGACCGCATGGAGCGTGATGGTTTAGTGCGGCGAGTTCCCCATGATGAGGACAGGCGGGTCATTATGGTGGAGATCACCGAGAAAGGACAGGAGCTTCGGGATAAGGTCAAACAGCCTTATAGAGAGTTCCTGACTCGCATGATGGCCTGCTATGAAGGGGAGGAGTTAGAGGTATTAGATCGTCTCCTGAGACGCCTCAAGGAAAGGGTTGAGACCGACGGACTTTCCCGCTAG
- a CDS encoding aldehyde ferredoxin oxidoreductase family protein → MEQTLGWTGKILRVDLSTAKINVEPTEAYAREMIGGRGIGQWVLFQELEPSVGALEPGNKVVLSTGPLTGTIAPASGRLNVDTKNPLTGGVASSSAGGRFGPELKFAGFDALIIEGVASQPVFLLIQDDKAELLDASPLWGKTTWETESWLQERMDDDRLRVASIGPAGENLVLGACLIIERGRAAGRGGTGAVLGSKRLKAIAVRGTQPIQVYDPDTLLEHVRRCLRKIEESSGAGLLRTGGTHYAYAAGGAYGTQPQTVRNYQDDYWPAERSAKIKEQVFKDNFERRRLACFNCPVYCGHFYGIKEGPYAGIRCEGIQANTIRVFGPNLDIDYPPALIKAQALCNQLGLDTDMAGVCLAWACELYERGIINIKDTGGLQLNWGDYQAALKLVEQLAYRQDFGKFLAQGVRQAAKTIGRGSERYAMHIKGADMNEGGMRISKSWALGIVTSTRGGGHLDGAPSTGFRRISPELGRALYGTAAAGNLTAYEGQAQVVFWFEKFKAVVDMLGICYFLTCWLDSDLIDPEDLALLFSATTGTNLSSGELLRLGQRLHNVEKAFNTLHAGFTRQDDFPPERLMREPTKSGPFAGEVLEHKKWEQMLEEYYTLQGWDLATSWQTEKCLQELGLEGVAERLAQYGKLVK, encoded by the coding sequence GTGGAACAGACCCTTGGCTGGACAGGAAAGATCCTGCGAGTGGACCTATCAACGGCGAAGATAAACGTAGAGCCGACTGAGGCTTATGCCCGAGAGATGATAGGTGGACGTGGGATTGGTCAGTGGGTTTTGTTCCAGGAGCTTGAGCCATCGGTTGGCGCCCTTGAGCCGGGTAATAAGGTAGTGTTAAGCACCGGGCCCCTCACGGGTACTATTGCTCCAGCCTCAGGGCGCTTGAACGTTGATACGAAGAACCCCCTTACCGGTGGGGTAGCCTCCTCCAGCGCCGGAGGACGGTTCGGACCAGAACTGAAGTTTGCCGGCTTTGATGCCCTTATAATTGAAGGAGTAGCATCTCAGCCGGTCTTTTTGCTTATCCAGGATGATAAGGCTGAGCTCCTGGACGCCTCTCCTCTTTGGGGCAAGACTACCTGGGAGACGGAGAGCTGGTTACAGGAGAGGATGGATGATGATCGCCTGCGGGTGGCCAGTATTGGTCCGGCTGGAGAAAACCTGGTACTGGGTGCTTGTCTGATCATCGAGAGAGGCAGAGCGGCGGGCAGGGGTGGGACAGGGGCTGTACTGGGCTCTAAACGCCTGAAAGCCATCGCTGTTCGAGGCACCCAGCCGATTCAGGTCTACGATCCAGATACGCTGTTGGAGCATGTGAGGCGCTGCTTACGAAAGATCGAAGAATCATCCGGAGCAGGGTTGCTTCGCACTGGAGGAACGCATTATGCCTATGCAGCTGGAGGAGCTTATGGTACGCAACCTCAAACCGTGCGTAATTACCAGGATGACTACTGGCCTGCCGAGCGATCGGCGAAGATAAAAGAGCAGGTCTTTAAGGACAACTTTGAGCGGCGAAGGTTAGCTTGTTTCAACTGTCCTGTCTATTGTGGCCATTTCTATGGTATAAAAGAGGGACCCTACGCCGGCATACGCTGTGAGGGGATACAGGCTAACACCATCAGGGTCTTTGGCCCCAATCTTGATATTGATTACCCCCCTGCGCTCATCAAGGCTCAGGCCCTGTGTAACCAACTGGGTTTGGATACAGATATGGCTGGGGTATGCCTGGCCTGGGCCTGCGAGCTCTACGAACGTGGTATCATCAATATCAAAGATACGGGAGGGCTGCAGCTCAATTGGGGTGATTATCAGGCTGCTCTAAAGTTGGTGGAACAGCTAGCCTATCGGCAGGACTTCGGGAAATTCTTAGCCCAGGGCGTGAGACAAGCAGCCAAGACCATCGGTAGAGGTTCTGAACGCTACGCTATGCATATAAAAGGGGCGGATATGAACGAGGGGGGGATGAGGATAAGCAAATCTTGGGCCTTGGGTATTGTAACCAGCACACGGGGTGGGGGACACCTTGACGGTGCTCCAAGTACCGGCTTCCGGCGCATATCGCCGGAGTTGGGAAGAGCCCTCTATGGTACAGCAGCCGCCGGTAACCTCACCGCCTACGAGGGACAAGCCCAAGTCGTTTTCTGGTTTGAGAAGTTTAAGGCTGTGGTCGATATGTTGGGGATATGCTATTTCCTAACCTGCTGGCTGGATAGCGACTTAATTGATCCCGAGGACCTCGCCCTACTTTTCTCAGCCACTACAGGCACTAACCTCTCCAGTGGGGAACTGCTGCGTCTCGGTCAACGTCTCCATAACGTTGAGAAGGCCTTTAACACTCTTCACGCTGGCTTCACGCGCCAGGATGATTTCCCTCCAGAACGGCTGATGAGGGAGCCCACTAAATCAGGGCCATTCGCTGGAGAAGTGCTAGAGCACAAGAAGTGGGAACAAATGTTGGAGGAGTACTATACCCTACAGGGCTGGGACCTGGCCACGAGTTGGCAGACAGAGAAATGCCTACAGGAGCTTGGCCTGGAAGGAGTGGCCGAAAGGCTGGCGCAGTATGGTAAATTAGTAAAGTGA
- a CDS encoding amidohydrolase, translated as MIFEKATVITVDAQRRIILDGAVAIQGDRIVGVGKTEEMRKQFPAEERIEATGKLIMPGLINTHVHLAQAMLRCCADDLPQLQRLGQRILVLQGNYTVEDGRASAALCLLEMLRSGTTAFVESMIASRYGFDGIAEVVRASGMRAVLSKTVMDRPSPGRAAALNIMYNIMHSGLEEDRQASLAEALAMHDKWDGVGGGRIKVWFGPRPLGGCTPGLYQEISKIAAKRGLGITVHLAEVKTNVEYTKSEFGLLPVEFAESVGLLGPNCLLAHAVWLTEAEIVTLARMGTHVVHCPSSNMKGGHGFAPIPAMLQQGVNVGLGTDGGHCNNTYDLVREMKLAAVIHNGITLDPTVMPAEQVVEMATINGAKAMGLDSEIGSLEVGKKADLVIIDMDKPHLTPCPNPVSGLVYSACGGDVDTVLIDGKVVVKDGHVLTLDEEEVLAEARRRAQALLARTGVQPCSRWPTL; from the coding sequence ATGATTTTTGAGAAGGCTACTGTTATCACTGTAGATGCGCAACGACGTATCATCCTCGATGGAGCAGTTGCCATTCAGGGCGACCGCATCGTGGGGGTAGGAAAGACGGAGGAGATGAGGAAGCAGTTCCCCGCTGAGGAACGGATCGAGGCTACAGGCAAGCTCATTATGCCAGGCCTCATTAATACCCACGTTCACCTGGCCCAGGCGATGCTCCGTTGCTGTGCCGATGATCTACCTCAGTTACAGAGGCTTGGCCAAAGAATTTTGGTACTGCAGGGGAATTACACTGTGGAGGACGGGCGGGCCAGCGCCGCCCTCTGTCTATTGGAGATGTTGCGCTCGGGCACTACGGCCTTCGTCGAGTCGATGATCGCCAGCCGCTATGGGTTTGATGGAATAGCTGAGGTGGTAAGAGCGTCTGGGATGAGGGCGGTGCTATCTAAGACGGTGATGGATCGGCCCAGTCCTGGTCGTGCCGCGGCGTTAAATATTATGTACAATATTATGCACAGCGGTTTGGAGGAGGATCGCCAGGCCAGCCTGGCTGAAGCCTTAGCCATGCACGATAAGTGGGATGGGGTGGGCGGTGGTCGCATCAAGGTCTGGTTCGGTCCTCGCCCACTGGGAGGATGCACGCCTGGTCTGTACCAGGAGATCAGCAAGATTGCCGCGAAAAGGGGCTTGGGTATCACGGTACACCTGGCTGAGGTGAAAACCAACGTGGAGTATACGAAGAGTGAATTCGGTCTGCTGCCCGTTGAGTTTGCTGAAAGCGTTGGCTTGTTGGGGCCAAATTGCCTCCTGGCCCACGCTGTTTGGTTAACAGAGGCTGAAATAGTCACCCTTGCTCGGATGGGGACGCATGTGGTGCATTGTCCCTCTTCTAATATGAAAGGAGGACACGGCTTCGCCCCGATTCCGGCGATGCTTCAGCAAGGGGTCAACGTGGGCTTGGGCACCGATGGTGGTCACTGTAATAATACCTACGATCTCGTACGAGAGATGAAGCTCGCTGCAGTCATCCACAATGGCATCACCCTCGATCCGACGGTGATGCCGGCCGAACAAGTAGTTGAGATGGCCACGATCAATGGGGCAAAGGCTATGGGGCTAGATAGTGAGATCGGCTCCTTGGAGGTTGGCAAGAAGGCAGATTTGGTCATCATCGATATGGACAAGCCCCATCTAACCCCTTGTCCCAATCCTGTTTCAGGGTTAGTCTACAGCGCCTGTGGAGGTGATGTTGACACTGTGCTTATAGATGGAAAAGTAGTGGTCAAGGATGGCCATGTTCTTACCCTGGATGAGGAGGAGGTCTTGGCTGAAGCAAGACGACGTGCCCAGGCGCTTTTAGCCAGGACAGGTGTTCAACCGTGTTCCAGGTGGCCCACCCTATAG
- a CDS encoding amidohydrolase — translation MLTAIVNTTIVSMDAERRIIKDGAILIEDDRIIAVGTTDDLRYTGADRIIEARGKVAIPGLINAHTHMFQALLRGLGDDKDLIDFLTKAIYPIATVLTAEDVYAGALLSCVEAIKSGTTCIVDNHTVNTSESVVDNIAKAYLQTGMRGLIARGLRYHTPRAEKWGIPRFLYAYSLEEDLDIMERLLLRWQGEGRGMVSVCPAPVTIFASGPHLFTALKSLYDKYGTCIHTHVAESRSEVEATLEDYGMREIQLLHSLGVLGPRFHVVHGVWLSDEEIALLAESGGNLIHCPVSNMFLASGVARLPEMLRAGINIALGSDGAANNNQDMFGVMKTAALLHKVHHLNPTVTPCEQVFEMATLGGAKTLGMEAKIGSLEPGKKADIVLVDLWKAHTLPIHRVISALVYCANGSDVDTVVIDGRIVMEGRRVLTVDEGEVLSRSESVAEDLIQRAALQ, via the coding sequence GTGCTCACGGCTATCGTCAATACCACCATAGTAAGTATGGATGCTGAGAGACGGATAATAAAAGATGGCGCTATCCTTATAGAGGATGACCGCATCATCGCCGTAGGGACGACTGATGATCTCAGGTACACCGGCGCGGACCGGATAATCGAAGCGAGGGGGAAGGTAGCTATACCTGGCTTGATAAATGCTCATACCCATATGTTTCAGGCTCTCCTGCGAGGGTTGGGCGACGATAAAGACCTGATCGACTTTCTTACTAAGGCTATCTACCCCATAGCCACAGTTTTAACGGCAGAAGACGTCTATGCAGGAGCGCTCCTCAGCTGTGTGGAGGCAATCAAGTCGGGAACTACGTGCATTGTGGATAACCATACAGTGAACACCAGCGAGTCCGTAGTGGACAACATAGCCAAGGCCTATCTACAAACCGGGATGCGAGGCCTCATAGCCCGAGGTCTTCGCTACCACACGCCACGGGCAGAAAAATGGGGTATTCCAAGATTTCTCTACGCTTACTCTTTGGAAGAAGATCTAGACATAATGGAGAGACTGCTGCTCAGGTGGCAGGGAGAGGGTCGAGGAATGGTCAGTGTCTGCCCTGCTCCTGTGACCATCTTTGCCAGTGGACCGCACCTGTTTACGGCCCTTAAATCCCTCTACGATAAATATGGAACCTGTATCCATACCCATGTGGCCGAGAGTCGGTCCGAGGTCGAAGCGACGCTTGAGGATTATGGTATGAGGGAGATCCAATTGCTACATAGCCTGGGGGTACTGGGGCCACGCTTTCACGTGGTACACGGGGTGTGGCTCAGTGACGAGGAGATCGCCCTGCTGGCTGAAAGCGGAGGCAACCTGATTCATTGTCCCGTCAGCAATATGTTCTTAGCCTCTGGGGTGGCCCGCCTGCCCGAGATGTTGCGAGCCGGCATCAACATCGCCCTGGGCAGTGATGGGGCAGCTAATAACAATCAGGATATGTTCGGTGTCATGAAAACGGCCGCTCTTCTGCATAAGGTTCATCACTTGAACCCAACCGTTACCCCCTGTGAACAGGTCTTTGAGATGGCTACCCTTGGGGGAGCCAAAACCTTGGGTATGGAAGCCAAGATAGGCTCGCTTGAACCGGGCAAGAAGGCGGATATCGTCCTTGTGGATCTATGGAAGGCGCATACCCTCCCCATTCACCGGGTTATCTCTGCTCTGGTGTATTGTGCCAATGGCAGTGATGTGGATACAGTGGTCATTGACGGCCGAATAGTGATGGAGGGGAGGAGAGTTTTAACGGTGGACGAAGGAGAGGTGCTCTCCAGATCTGAATCTGTAGCTGAAGACTTGATTCAACGGGCTGCCCTCCAGTAA
- a CDS encoding xanthine dehydrogenase family protein molybdopterin-binding subunit, producing MTDLEVVGYPVRRIDALEKVTGAAKFGGDIYLPGMLFARTLRSPFPHARVLSIDTSKVANLWGVEAVVTAADIRGINRHGLAIADQPVLVAIGEKARRVGDPIALVAARSAEIAQRAIELIEMEYQELEVIAEPEIALQPGAMLVHEDKGGNICSEYHFNKGDIVRGFAQADVVIEETYRWPRQEHAFLEPESGVATINARGELTVYTGCSDPVYIRAAIAKALGWPQSKIEVIAITAGGHFGGRSDVSLQIHLALLALKTGQPVKMVWTREESTLMHVKRHPVRLKYKMGTTKEGKLTAIEVDVVADAGAYASASPYVLQVMCSSFPGPYDMPHIKVDGLAVYTNNPVSGAMRGYGEPQAITATESQMEAVAQRLEIDPVQFRLQNALQEGAIPGVPGVVLDGEVSLGKTMEMALTVAGPRPEPSAPQKKVGRGISVAMPTWDISGKPMGPMTGSGASVEVLPDGTALVRVGVGEIGTGITTVVAQIVAEELGIPLDSIAVITGSTAATLKAGPQVGSRSAYVLGNAVKMAADKVKAILCEKATEKLEMTPDMLQVKKGRIFAEERPDWGLPVAEVAQAAYLEGTCLVANAWFKASHAISGHTFITAIADVEVDEETGETNILKLVNVHDSGKALNPANVEGQLFGGAVQGLGYVLMEDMPTKDGFILNLTLTEYLIPTATDIPTKSAAVIIECPYPTGPYGAKGVGEHSTDATPAAILNAIYDAIGIRITKPPATPQRILQTRRAREMNGVRSVSWKCREEVEASS from the coding sequence ATGACCGATCTTGAAGTGGTGGGTTATCCGGTCAGACGTATAGATGCCCTGGAGAAGGTAACTGGGGCGGCCAAATTTGGCGGCGATATCTACCTTCCGGGGATGTTGTTTGCCAGGACCTTGCGTAGTCCCTTCCCTCACGCCAGGGTGTTGAGTATTGACACGAGCAAAGTGGCGAATCTCTGGGGGGTGGAGGCTGTGGTCACAGCCGCTGACATCCGGGGCATTAACCGACACGGCCTGGCAATTGCAGATCAGCCGGTATTGGTGGCTATAGGGGAGAAGGCCAGGAGAGTAGGCGACCCAATCGCGTTGGTCGCAGCGCGCTCAGCGGAGATAGCTCAGCGAGCCATTGAACTGATTGAAATGGAGTACCAGGAGTTGGAGGTAATCGCTGAACCTGAGATAGCCCTACAGCCAGGGGCAATGCTGGTGCATGAAGACAAGGGAGGGAATATCTGTAGCGAATACCACTTCAATAAAGGGGATATTGTGCGGGGTTTTGCTCAAGCCGACGTGGTCATCGAGGAAACTTATCGCTGGCCACGTCAGGAGCATGCTTTTCTGGAACCAGAGTCCGGTGTGGCGACGATCAATGCCCGAGGGGAGCTAACAGTTTATACTGGATGCTCTGATCCGGTCTATATCCGGGCTGCCATCGCCAAGGCCTTAGGCTGGCCACAAAGCAAGATTGAGGTGATAGCCATTACGGCGGGGGGGCATTTTGGTGGCCGTTCTGATGTTTCCCTCCAGATCCATCTGGCCCTCTTGGCCTTAAAGACTGGTCAACCAGTCAAGATGGTGTGGACGCGCGAAGAATCAACCTTGATGCACGTCAAGCGTCATCCGGTTCGTCTTAAGTATAAGATGGGCACAACCAAAGAAGGGAAGTTGACGGCTATCGAGGTAGACGTTGTCGCTGATGCGGGAGCTTATGCTTCAGCTTCGCCCTATGTGTTGCAGGTGATGTGTTCCTCCTTCCCAGGACCCTACGACATGCCTCACATCAAGGTGGATGGCCTGGCCGTTTATACCAATAACCCCGTTTCAGGTGCCATGCGCGGCTATGGCGAGCCGCAGGCGATCACGGCCACCGAGTCTCAGATGGAGGCGGTGGCCCAGCGATTGGAGATCGATCCCGTTCAGTTTCGCTTACAGAATGCCTTGCAAGAGGGGGCGATTCCAGGCGTGCCAGGAGTAGTTCTTGATGGGGAAGTGAGCCTGGGTAAGACTATGGAGATGGCCTTGACCGTAGCTGGCCCACGGCCTGAGCCTTCCGCTCCTCAAAAGAAGGTGGGGCGAGGAATCTCTGTGGCTATGCCGACTTGGGATATATCGGGCAAACCGATGGGTCCAATGACTGGGAGCGGTGCCAGCGTTGAAGTTCTTCCTGATGGCACGGCCCTTGTGCGTGTAGGGGTGGGAGAGATAGGAACAGGCATCACTACGGTGGTAGCCCAGATAGTTGCTGAGGAGTTGGGGATCCCCTTGGACTCGATTGCGGTCATAACGGGAAGCACAGCGGCTACCCTTAAAGCTGGACCGCAGGTAGGCTCGAGGTCGGCCTATGTCCTGGGGAACGCGGTAAAGATGGCCGCTGATAAGGTAAAGGCCATCCTGTGTGAGAAGGCGACTGAGAAGTTAGAGATGACCCCGGATATGCTGCAGGTCAAGAAGGGCAGGATCTTCGCTGAAGAGCGGCCGGATTGGGGACTTCCTGTAGCCGAGGTGGCTCAGGCTGCCTATCTTGAAGGGACATGCCTGGTGGCCAACGCCTGGTTCAAAGCCAGCCATGCTATCTCCGGCCATACCTTCATCACGGCCATAGCTGATGTGGAGGTGGACGAGGAGACAGGTGAGACCAATATCTTAAAACTAGTCAACGTCCATGACAGCGGTAAAGCCCTTAATCCAGCTAACGTTGAGGGACAGCTGTTTGGTGGAGCCGTCCAGGGGCTTGGCTACGTCCTGATGGAAGATATGCCGACCAAGGACGGCTTTATCCTCAACCTGACCTTGACCGAATATCTTATCCCCACAGCTACCGACATACCTACCAAGTCCGCGGCTGTAATCATCGAATGTCCTTATCCGACTGGCCCCTATGGGGCTAAGGGGGTAGGGGAGCACAGCACTGACGCGACCCCGGCGGCCATCCTGAACGCTATCTACGATGCAATAGGTATCAGGATCACGAAGCCACCGGCTACGCCGCAGAGAATCCTTCAGACACGACGGGCCAGGGAGATGAATGGGGTTCGGTCAGTCAGCTGGAAATGCCGAGAGGAGGTGGAAGCCAGCAGTTAG
- a CDS encoding NrtA/SsuA/CpmA family ABC transporter substrate-binding protein, whose translation MKRWFSLPIIIVVLLSFASSACTPAAAPTPTPTKVAVKPVELIIAETPSPAWAQIPIADAKELWAQEGIKVTKVTFTTGRAALEAVLGGKAHLATVAEIPIVFAAFQGQKIAIIADTERYTTWRAVARKDAGITTPKDLKGKKVGTSLGTNAQYFMHSFLKANGLTEADVQVVNVVPTDMVLALSARNIDAFFSWQPNFFKAKQALGDNYVEFIYPQYTGHSLLATTQDYAQQNPETIERILRVMLKADAFLKQNKKEAIELVVKGTKWDPVLVEAIWDEYQIKTELSQGLLNEWQRQAQWAIDAGLALKGAVVPNFKPFVYVDGLKKVDPAAVTIK comes from the coding sequence GTGAAAAGATGGTTTTCGCTACCCATAATCATCGTTGTACTGCTCAGTTTCGCCTCCAGCGCCTGTACCCCCGCGGCTGCCCCAACACCAACACCGACGAAGGTGGCCGTGAAACCGGTGGAACTGATCATTGCTGAGACACCTTCGCCAGCCTGGGCCCAGATCCCTATCGCTGATGCTAAGGAGCTTTGGGCTCAAGAAGGGATTAAGGTGACGAAGGTGACCTTCACCACTGGTCGGGCCGCCTTGGAGGCTGTCCTAGGAGGGAAGGCTCACCTGGCTACGGTGGCCGAGATACCCATCGTCTTCGCTGCCTTTCAGGGGCAGAAGATAGCCATCATCGCCGATACAGAGAGGTACACGACTTGGCGGGCGGTAGCGCGTAAGGATGCTGGGATAACTACCCCAAAAGACCTGAAAGGCAAGAAGGTGGGTACCAGCCTGGGGACCAACGCCCAATATTTTATGCATTCCTTCCTCAAGGCTAACGGGTTAACCGAGGCCGATGTGCAGGTGGTGAACGTAGTCCCGACCGATATGGTTCTGGCCTTGTCTGCCCGCAATATCGATGCCTTCTTCAGCTGGCAACCCAACTTCTTCAAGGCGAAGCAGGCCCTGGGGGACAACTATGTGGAATTTATTTATCCCCAGTATACTGGTCACTCCTTGCTGGCTACTACTCAAGACTATGCTCAGCAGAATCCGGAGACAATTGAGCGTATCTTGCGGGTGATGCTCAAAGCCGACGCCTTCCTGAAGCAGAACAAGAAGGAGGCGATCGAGCTGGTGGTCAAGGGAACGAAGTGGGATCCAGTTCTGGTGGAAGCTATATGGGATGAGTATCAGATTAAGACTGAGCTGAGCCAGGGGTTGCTCAACGAGTGGCAAAGACAGGCCCAATGGGCCATAGATGCGGGTCTGGCCCTGAAGGGAGCGGTGGTACCTAACTTCAAGCCGTTCGTTTACGTCGATGGCTTGAAGAAGGTTGATCCGGCGGCGGTTACCATTAAGTAG
- a CDS encoding BMP family ABC transporter substrate-binding protein, with the protein MNKISKRLTVVIAALLAVSIALAGCAPAAAPTPTPTKPPAPPTPTAVVAAPTPTLAPTATPTAVPKKEVRVAEVFFGALGDRSYNDYAMKGLKRAKEKLGVNFDYVETKVFAEIEGYMRDLARTGKYDLIIFAGNIGEPVLKKLSAEFPNQKFLTITAMVDAPNIASYDFKMEEAAFLLGVVAGRITKTNVTGFIGGVQIPQMKKYGGGFEAGLRWVNPKAQLLTTFVGSWDDPVKGQDLALAQYANKADIIFTIAGASGLGVIEAGKKQNKYVIGFMDQRYLAPDNILLCYVANMDIVVYNVIEQVVKGTFKPGRFYLGLKENGVWVTIDDAHPLVTAAIKKEVEDLKQKVVSGEIVVPDDPAGVEAFLKKHGKL; encoded by the coding sequence GTGAACAAGATTAGCAAAAGGTTAACAGTGGTTATAGCCGCGCTTTTGGCCGTCTCTATTGCCCTTGCCGGTTGTGCCCCAGCGGCGGCCCCTACGCCAACGCCGACCAAACCTCCTGCTCCCCCAACACCCACGGCTGTTGTAGCTGCACCAACACCCACACTGGCCCCAACAGCTACCCCTACAGCGGTACCAAAGAAGGAGGTTAGAGTAGCCGAAGTCTTCTTCGGAGCGCTAGGCGATCGGTCATACAATGACTACGCGATGAAGGGTCTGAAGAGGGCTAAGGAGAAGTTAGGGGTAAACTTCGACTATGTCGAAACCAAGGTTTTCGCCGAGATTGAGGGATATATGCGAGATTTGGCCCGCACCGGTAAGTATGACCTCATCATCTTCGCCGGAAATATCGGTGAGCCGGTGTTGAAGAAGTTATCGGCTGAATTTCCAAACCAGAAGTTCTTGACGATCACGGCGATGGTAGATGCGCCGAACATTGCCTCCTACGATTTCAAGATGGAGGAGGCAGCCTTCTTGCTCGGTGTGGTGGCCGGGCGGATAACTAAGACGAACGTCACGGGCTTCATTGGTGGGGTACAGATCCCCCAGATGAAGAAGTATGGGGGTGGCTTCGAGGCCGGGCTGAGATGGGTCAATCCCAAGGCGCAGCTCCTCACCACCTTCGTTGGTTCGTGGGATGATCCAGTCAAGGGACAGGATCTAGCCTTGGCCCAATACGCCAATAAGGCAGACATAATATTCACCATTGCTGGCGCCAGTGGCCTTGGTGTGATCGAGGCGGGCAAGAAACAGAATAAGTATGTGATCGGTTTCATGGATCAACGGTATCTCGCCCCGGACAACATACTCCTCTGTTACGTCGCCAATATGGATATAGTGGTGTATAACGTTATCGAGCAGGTGGTCAAAGGTACCTTTAAGCCCGGACGGTTCTACCTTGGCCTGAAGGAAAATGGTGTCTGGGTCACCATCGACGATGCCCATCCCCTGGTAACGGCAGCGATCAAGAAAGAGGTGGAGGACCTGAAGCAGAAGGTCGTCTCAGGTGAAATAGTCGTTCCTGATGATCCAGCTGGCGTGGAGGCTTTCCTGAAGAAGCACGGCAAGCTCTAG